A region from the Geobacter benzoatilyticus genome encodes:
- the pilM gene encoding type IV pilus biogenesis protein PilM has translation MFFSKKKDLVGIDIGSSSVKLVQLREHKGAWQLINAGMLPLPPEAIVDNTLMDSTAIIDAVKNLGKSLSVKIKEAACSISGNTVIIRKIKLPAMPPEELEDQIQWEAEQYIPFDINDVNIDFQILEPDEDDPTRMNVLLVASKKEIINDYVNVFAESGFKLVIVDVDSFAVQNAFELNYESSPEEVVALINIGASILNLNIVKGGISLFTRDVQMGGNLYTEEIQKQFSLSSEEAERVKLGGDFPGRDRLRSVIDKINETLSIEVRRSLDFYNTTAGEGKVGKVYLSGGAAKTAMLSEAIYDKLGVPVEMLDPFRKITCSEKEFDPEYLKEMGPLVTVALGLATRRVGDKW, from the coding sequence ATGTTTTTCTCCAAGAAAAAAGATCTGGTTGGCATCGATATCGGCTCCAGTTCCGTGAAACTGGTACAGCTCCGGGAGCATAAGGGCGCCTGGCAGCTAATTAATGCCGGTATGCTGCCGCTACCCCCGGAAGCTATTGTCGATAATACATTGATGGACAGCACTGCTATCATCGATGCTGTCAAGAATCTCGGCAAGAGCCTTTCGGTCAAGATCAAGGAAGCTGCCTGTTCCATCTCCGGGAATACGGTAATCATACGAAAGATCAAGCTTCCCGCAATGCCTCCCGAAGAGCTGGAGGACCAGATCCAGTGGGAGGCCGAGCAGTACATCCCCTTCGATATCAACGATGTAAATATAGATTTCCAGATACTTGAGCCAGACGAAGACGATCCGACCCGCATGAACGTTCTTCTCGTGGCGAGCAAGAAAGAGATAATCAACGATTATGTGAACGTCTTTGCTGAGAGCGGTTTCAAGCTCGTTATCGTTGATGTCGATTCCTTCGCGGTGCAGAATGCGTTCGAGCTCAATTATGAAAGTTCTCCCGAGGAAGTCGTTGCTCTCATCAATATCGGAGCAAGCATCCTCAACCTCAATATCGTAAAGGGTGGAATATCCCTTTTTACCCGTGACGTGCAGATGGGGGGCAACCTCTATACCGAAGAGATCCAGAAGCAGTTCTCTTTGAGCAGCGAAGAAGCTGAGAGGGTGAAGCTGGGGGGGGATTTCCCCGGCCGGGATAGGTTGCGGAGCGTAATTGATAAAATAAATGAGACCCTTTCCATTGAAGTGCGCCGCTCACTGGACTTCTACAATACTACTGCCGGAGAAGGGAAGGTCGGCAAGGTCTATCTGAGTGGCGGTGCGGCAAAAACCGCCATGCTCTCCGAGGCGATTTACGATAAGCTCGGAGTACCGGTGGAGATGCTGGATCCCTTCAGGAAAATTACCTGCAGCGAAAAGGAATTCGATCCTGAATATCTTAAGGAGATGGGGCCTCTCGTTACGGTTGCCCTGGGACTGGCCACAAGGAGGGTTGGGGACAAATGGTAA
- a CDS encoding helix-turn-helix transcriptional regulator, with amino-acid sequence MKFKNNVRKIREERLMSKAELARLAGVSPATVDRIERGEECRMETKRKIILAFGFSVSEKKAVFLD; translated from the coding sequence ATGAAATTCAAAAATAACGTCAGAAAGATCAGGGAAGAAAGGCTCATGAGCAAGGCTGAACTGGCACGCCTTGCGGGGGTTTCTCCGGCAACCGTCGATAGAATCGAGCGCGGAGAGGAATGCCGGATGGAAACCAAGCGTAAAATAATTCTTGCCTTCGGTTTTTCAGTATCCGAGAAGAAAGCGGTCTTTCTCGACTAA